DNA from Comamonas serinivorans:
TCTGGCGCGCATGCACCGCCGCCAGCGCCTGGGCCACGACGGCGTTGTGCTCGCCGGCAAAACTCATGTTGATGACGCGCGCGCCCCGCTGGGCCAGGGTGTCCAGCGCGGCCACCAGGTCCCAGGCATCCAGGCGTTCCTGGCCCTGCGCATCGCGGTGAAAGGCATCCACCACCAGCAGGCGGCTGCGCGGCAGCAGCCCGGGCAGCTCGGGCGTTTGCCCCACCAGCAGGCTGGCCACGGCGGTGCCGTGTGCCGCGGTGCTGGGGCGGCGGGCCGATGGTGCCGATCCGCTGGCAGCGGGCAGGGCGACGGCCTGGACCTGGGCGCCACGCAAGGCGGGGTGCGCCAGGTCGACGCGGGTGTCGATGAGGCCGATGGGCACGGCCTGGGTGCAGCGCCGGGTGGCAGACCAGCCCACCTGCGAGAAATGCGCGGGCGGCGCTGGCGCGGCGCGGCCCTGGTTGCTGCGGTAGCGGTGGTTGCGGTCGACCGTGGCGCCCGGGGCCAGCTGGCGCAGCCGGCCGACCGGGTCGCTCAGGCCCGCCGGCGCAAGCAGCCACACCACCGGCTGCGTCAGCAGGCCATTGGCGCGCTGGCCCAGCAGGCGCCAGCCGCCGCGTTGCAGTGTGGACAATTGCGCCGCCGTCAGCCCGCTGGCCACGAGTTCGACGCGCGGCTGAGGGCGGGGCCGTTGCGCGGGCCGGTCGTCGTCGTCGTCATCGTCATCGTCGCCCTCATCGTCGTCGTCCGCCCAGACTGTCACACCGGGCAGCGAGGATTCGGCGCCGGGCAGAAACGGCGCCAGGCACAGGGCCATGACCAGGCCCAGCCGGGCCATGGAATGCAACAGGACAGACATGCGTGACACCTTACCAAGACCTTCACAGGCCCATCAACGCGGCACCGGCCGCGGTATTCCCGCGGCCTGGAAGCGGGCGGTTCGGCAGCGCGCGGAATACATCGGCGCCTGCGCCGTTGATGCCGGTGAGGACCCCGCATGAACATGGACATTGGAGACGAGCTGGTGCAGGCGCTGCCGCGCATGCGCCGTTACGCCCTGGCGCTGTGCCGCGATGGCGATGTGGCCAACGACTTGGTGCAGACGGCCTGCGAACGGGCGCTGGCGGCCGGCGGCCCGGGCGATTCGGGGGCGCCGTTCATGGCCTGGCTGTTCACCATCTTGCGCAACCTGTGGCTGGACCGCTTGCGCCGCCTGCAGACCCAGGGCGTGAGCAGCGACATCGATGACCACGCTGAGGCCTTGCCGGGCGCCCCCGGTGAAGACCTGCGCGTGGACGCCCGCCTGCGGCTGGAGCGCGTGCAGCAGGCCCTGCCGCAGCTGCCGGCGGCGCAGCGCGAGCTGCTGCTGTTGGTGTGCGTCGAGGAGCTGAGCTACAAGGAGGCCGCCACGGTGCTGGGCGTGCCCATGGGCACGGTGATGAGCCGGCTGGCCCGGGCCCGCCTCAAGCTGGCGCAACTGGCCGGCGTGTCGGGCGACACATTGCAACAAGGAGCACCCCATGGCGGATGAACGCTGGAGCGATCAAGACCTGATGGCCTGGGCCGATGGTGAACTGCCGGCCGAACGCAGCCTGGCGCTGGAGGCCGAACTGACGCGCGACGCGGCGCTGGCCCGGCGGGCCACGGCCATGCTGGACACCCGCGCCCTGAGCCGCGAAGCCTGGGACGCCGAGCTGGACGCACCCGTGCCGGCCGCGCTGAGCCAGGCCGTGCAGGCCCTGGTGGCACAGCACCGCGCCCAGACCAACCATGAGACGCTGGTGGCGACCGCGCCGACGAGCGCGCCGAGTGGCCCGGCCGGCGGGTCGGACACCCGCCCGCAGGCTGCCAACGGCGCGCGCCAGGCCAGTGCGAGCCCGGCTTCGGCCGCGCAGAGCAGGCCCTCACCGGGCCCATCACCCTCGGCGCTGCGGCCGGGCTGGTGGACGGCGTGGCAAGCGCTGTGGCGGCCCTGGCCCATGGGGCTGGCGGCGTCGGCGCTGTGTGCCGGCCTGGGCTTTGTGCTGGGCAGCGCGCAGCAGGGGGGCAGCGCCTCGCTGGCCGGGCTGGATGCCTCGCGGCCCTTGCCGGCGGCCGTGGCCGCGGCGCTGCAGGGGGTGCTCAGCGGCGACACGGCCGACGTGGGGGGCGCAGCGTTCGCGCCCGTGGCCAGCTACCGCACCGCGGCCGGCGCGCTGTGTCGCGAGTTCATCTGGGGCGCGACACCTGCCGAGCAGCTGGAAGGCATGGCCTGCCGCGAAGGCACGCAGTGGCGCCTGCAGGCCGTGGCGCGCGTGTCGGCGACTGGCTTTGCGCCGGCCTCGGGCGAGGGGCCGCTGGCGGCGCTGCTGGCCCAGATCGAGGTGGGCGAGGCACTGACGCCCGAGGCCGAGCGGGCCGCGCTGGCCCAGCCCTGACCGGCACGGCGGGCTGGAGGGAGGGCCAGGCACGCGCGTCGCCGCCGGTTCGATTCAACGCCCGGTGCCGAAGCGAGGTTCATCTTGAATGAATGGGGGTATGGGTGGTTTTCCGTTGATGATGAAACGGCAATGCATGCATACCCTGTTCAAGACCATTGATCAACCGCGCATGCGGTGCCAGATGTGGGCTTCGCCCTTGACCACGTGCACGATCACCATCAGCACATGGCCGAGGGCCAGCGCCAGCAGCACCCAGCCCAGCTCGCCATGCAGGTCGTTGCCCAGGTTCACCAGCCCGTCGATCTTGGGGCCGTCGAAGCCGGGGATCAGCGGCAGGCCCAGGGGCGAGAACGCCCGGCCCGAGCCGATCTGTCGCAGCAGGCCCAGGGTGGGGATAGCCAGCATCAGGGCATAGAGGGCGACATGGCCCAGCGAGGCCAGGCGGCTGGTGGACCGGGGACGCGCCGCGCGCTGCGCCACGGCCAGGCCGAGGCGGATGACCACGAGCACCAGCAGCACGGTGCCCACGTGCTTGTGCGTGGGCCACATGAACTCGTCCAGGCCCGATTTGGGCAGCAGGGCGTGGACCGAGGCGGACGTGAGGATCCAGATCAGGCCGATGGCCATGAGCCAGTGCAGCCAGCGTGCGGCGCGGGGGTAGTGGCGGGGACCGTCGGGAATCAGGGGCAGGGTCATGGGCATGGCAGGTCCTGTCAGGGCGGGGTCAGGCCGAAGAATCGGGCCAGGGTGGGCAGGTGGGGCTCGAAGTCGCTCAGGGCGTGGTCACCGCCCGCCACGACGACCTGCGGGCTGCCGGGGTAGCGCGCCGTCATCTCGCGCCAGTCCAGTACCTCGTCGCCCTGGGCGATGATGGCCAGCAGCTGCTCGGGCTGCACCAAGGGACCCACCTGCAGGGCCTCGAGTTCCCGCAGGTGCTCGGCCGTGAAGTCGAACTGTTGCGCGGGGTCGTGCCAGGCCGATTGGGTGCCCAGGTGCCGAGCGAGGTCGCGCTCGGGCTGCACGGCGGGGTTGATGAGCGCGGCGCGGCAGCCACGCCGCTGCGCCAGCCAGGTGGCGTAGAAGCCGCCCAGCGACGAGCCCATGACGGCCATGCGCGGCGCCGGCCAGTCGCGCGTGCCCTGGTCGATCAGGGCGGCGGCTGCGGCCGGCGAGGGCGGCAGCTGCGGGCACCACCAGTGCACTTCCGGGTGGTGGGCCTGCATCCAGGCCGCCATCTGGCGCGCCTTGTTCGACTGCGGCGACGAGCGGAAACCGTGCAGGTAAAGCAGGTGGGTGATGGGGGCCAGGGCCGGCAGGTCGGGGTTCATGGGGACATTCTCCCCAAGTTGGGCGCGCCGCAGCGAGATAATCGGCGCCTTATGTCTGTGGTGCTCGACAAACCCACCCTTTGGCAGCGCCTCTGGCCGCTGGTGCGCGGTTACGACCTGGTGTTGCTGCTGGCCCTGGCCCTGCTGTGCACGGTGGGGCTGGTGGCCATGTACTCGTCGGGCTTCGACCATGGCACGCGCTTTGTCGACCATGGCCGCAACATGCTGCTGGCAGCCGGCATCCTGATCGTGGTGTCGCAGGTGCCGCCGCAGCGGCTGGCCGCCCTGGCGGTGCCCATCTACGTGACGGCCGTGGTGTTGCTCATCCTCGTGGCGCTGTTTGGCATCACCAAAAAGGGGGCGCAGCGCTGGGTGAACCTGGGCGTGGTGGTGCAGCCCAGCGAGCTGTCCAAGATCGCCGTGCCGCTCATGCTGGCCTGGTGGTTCCAGTGGCGCGACGGCATGGCGCGCTGGCCCACATTTTTGGGCGCGTTTGCGCTGCTGATGCTGCCGGTGGGGCTGATCATGGAGCAGCCCGACCTGGGCACCGCGTTGCTGGTGATGGGGGCCGGCCTGGCGGTGATCTTCTTCGCCGGGCTGCCCTGGCGGCTGGTGATCCCGCCGGTGCTGATCGCAGCCGTCGGCATCGTGGCCGTCGTCTCCAGCGAGGAGCAGCTGTGCGCCGAAGGCGTGCGCTGGCCGGTGCTGCACGAGTACCAGCAGCAGCGCGTGTGCACCTTGCTCGACCCACGCCGCGACCCCCTCAACAAAGGCTTTCACACCCTGCAGGGCATGATCGCGATCGGCTCGGGCGGGTTGCACGGCAAGGGCTTCATGCAGGGCACGCAGACGCACCTGGAGTTCATCCCCGAGCGCACCACCGATTTCATCTTTGCCGCCTATTCCGAGGAGTTCGGCCTCGTGGGCAACCTCATCCTGATCGGCGGCTTCCTGTTCCTGGTGTTCCGCGCCCTGGTGATCGGCGCGCGGGCCAGCACCGTGTTCGGGCGCTTGCTGGCGGGGGGCATGGCGACCATGTTTTTCACCTATGCCTTCGTCAACATGGGCATGGTGAGCGGCATCCTGCCCGTGGTGGGCGTGCCGCTGCCGTTCATCAGCTATGGCGGCACGGCCATGGTCACGCTGGGCCTGGGCCTGGGGCTGCTGATGTCCATCGCCCGCGACCGCGAGCCCAAGGCGCGCTCGCCGCTGTAGGCCGGGCAGCGCGCCTCGCCGGTGCGTGTGGCGGCCCCTTGGTTGTCTTCATCAATGGGGGTATGGGGTCATTGCCGTTTTCTCAACAACGGCAATGGCACCATACTGCCCACCATTTTCTGGTGGGCCGACCACGACCAGCGACTGCACCCCTTGCGTCCTCACCATGGCCCGCAGGCCAGGGCTTCGGCCAAGCAGACCGGCCTGCCGCGCGGACCTGGCCGGCTTCGCTGCAGGCCGGCCGCGCAGCTCAGTCGAGCTTCACGCCCACTGACTGCACCAGCTTGGCCCATTTGCCCATGTCCTTCTGGTAGAGCGCCTCGTACTGCTGGGGCGTGCTGTCCGTCACGGCGGGGTAGCCCATGTCCAGCATGCGCTTGTTGATGCTGGGGGTGCTCAACACCTTGGCGATGGCCTGGGACAGCGTCTGCTTGATGGCATCGGGTGTTTTGCCCGGCACCACGATGCCCACCCAGCCCAGGATGGCGAAGGCCTCGTCGGGCACGCCCGCTTCGGCGAAGGTCGGGATGTGGCTGGCGGCCACCAGCCGCTTGGGCCCCGTGACGGCCAGCGGCCGCAGGCGTTCGCTGTGCTGCTGCAGCGGCTGCACGCTGGACCAGCCGAAGTCGATGTCGCGCGCCAGCATGGCCTGGATCATGGGCGCCTCGCCCTTGTAGGCCGCGTGGGCCAGCCCGCCCTGGGTGAGCTGGTTGATGCGCTCGCCCGCCAGGTGAGGGTAAGAGCCCAGGCCATACGAGCCGAACGAGAGTTTCCCGCGGTTGGCCTCGATGTACTTGAACAGGTCGCCCAGGGTCTTGACGGGCAGGGCCGCGTTCACGGTCAGCACGACGCCGGTGTCCGACACCCGGTACAGCCGCGCCAGGTCTTTCTCCAGGTCCAGCGGCATCTTGCTGTAGAGGAATTTGTTGACCAGCAGAAACGAGGTGATGCCGACCAACAGGGTGTGGCCGTCGGGGGCTGATTTGGCCAGCTGATCGGTGCCGATGATGCCGGACGCACCGGGCTTGTTTTCGATGATGACGGGCTGCCCCAGCTCCTGCGCCAGGGGCTGTTGCAGCACGCGCGCGATGTTGTCGGTGCCCCCGCCCGGCGGGGCACGATGAGCCGGATCGGGGCGCTGGGGAAGGTCTGGGCGGCGGCGGGTTGCGCGGCCAGGCCGGCGGCGGAGGCCGCACTGGCCAGCAGCGTGCGTCGGGACAAGCGGGGCGAAGGGTTCACGTCGTCTCCTCGTTGAAACCGGGTTTGCGGATGCACGCCGGATCCGACTGCTTCGGCACGCGGCTCAGATGGTGCGCAGTTTGTGCTTGGCGCCGCATGGGGAATACGCGATGTCACGCGCGCGGCCTGCCACGTGGGAGACGGCGCGCCGGCGCCCGGGCTTATGCGAAGACTGTTCGGCGTCCAGCGAATTCATTCGTTTTCGCGCGGGCCCCGCCTTCCCAGAATCGCGCTCCACGGTGACCCACCAAACCGGTGGCGGCCGCAATTCAAGGGAGCGCACACACATGACAACCGACACTTCGATCACGACCGCGACAGCGGTTTCTTCAGAGGCGGCGCGCCGCCATCGCTGGCTGCTGTGGGCTTTGCCCGTGCTGGCGGTGGTGGCGCTGGCCGCGGGACTCTCGCAGGCCCACGTGAACAGCGCCTGGCTGGCGTCCACTTGGCAGGCCCTGGGCGAGGGCCTGAGCTCGCGGGGCTTCTGGACGGCAGCGGCCGTGGGCCTGGGCGCGCAGGTCGTCGACGGCGCCCTGGGCATGGCCTATGGCGTGACCTCCACCACCTTCCTGCTGTCGACCGGCGTGCCGCCGGCGGCGGCCTCGGCCTCGGTCCACATCGCCGAAATCTTCACCACGGGCTTCTCGGGGCTGTCGCATTTCAAGCTGGGCAACGTGAACAAGGCGCTGTTCAAGCGCCTGGTGATCCCGGGTGTGAT
Protein-coding regions in this window:
- a CDS encoding cytochrome b; translation: MPMTLPLIPDGPRHYPRAARWLHWLMAIGLIWILTSASVHALLPKSGLDEFMWPTHKHVGTVLLVLVVIRLGLAVAQRAARPRSTSRLASLGHVALYALMLAIPTLGLLRQIGSGRAFSPLGLPLIPGFDGPKIDGLVNLGNDLHGELGWVLLALALGHVLMVIVHVVKGEAHIWHRMRG
- a CDS encoding Bug family tripartite tricarboxylate transporter substrate binding protein, yielding MLQQPLAQELGQPVIIENKPGASGIIGTDQLAKSAPDGHTLLVGITSFLLVNKFLYSKMPLDLEKDLARLYRVSDTGVVLTVNAALPVKTLGDLFKYIEANRGKLSFGSYGLGSYPHLAGERINQLTQGGLAHAAYKGEAPMIQAMLARDIDFGWSSVQPLQQHSERLRPLAVTGPKRLVAASHIPTFAEAGVPDEAFAILGWVGIVVPGKTPDAIKQTLSQAIAKVLSTPSINKRMLDMGYPAVTDSTPQQYEALYQKDMGKWAKLVQSVGVKLD
- a CDS encoding anti-sigma factor family protein, with amino-acid sequence MADERWSDQDLMAWADGELPAERSLALEAELTRDAALARRATAMLDTRALSREAWDAELDAPVPAALSQAVQALVAQHRAQTNHETLVATAPTSAPSGPAGGSDTRPQAANGARQASASPASAAQSRPSPGPSPSALRPGWWTAWQALWRPWPMGLAASALCAGLGFVLGSAQQGGSASLAGLDASRPLPAAVAAALQGVLSGDTADVGGAAFAPVASYRTAAGALCREFIWGATPAEQLEGMACREGTQWRLQAVARVSATGFAPASGEGPLAALLAQIEVGEALTPEAERAALAQP
- a CDS encoding YqiA/YcfP family alpha/beta fold hydrolase: MNPDLPALAPITHLLYLHGFRSSPQSNKARQMAAWMQAHHPEVHWWCPQLPPSPAAAAALIDQGTRDWPAPRMAVMGSSLGGFYATWLAQRRGCRAALINPAVQPERDLARHLGTQSAWHDPAQQFDFTAEHLRELEALQVGPLVQPEQLLAIIAQGDEVLDWREMTARYPGSPQVVVAGGDHALSDFEPHLPTLARFFGLTPP
- the rodA gene encoding rod shape-determining protein RodA, with amino-acid sequence MSVVLDKPTLWQRLWPLVRGYDLVLLLALALLCTVGLVAMYSSGFDHGTRFVDHGRNMLLAAGILIVVSQVPPQRLAALAVPIYVTAVVLLILVALFGITKKGAQRWVNLGVVVQPSELSKIAVPLMLAWWFQWRDGMARWPTFLGAFALLMLPVGLIMEQPDLGTALLVMGAGLAVIFFAGLPWRLVIPPVLIAAVGIVAVVSSEEQLCAEGVRWPVLHEYQQQRVCTLLDPRRDPLNKGFHTLQGMIAIGSGGLHGKGFMQGTQTHLEFIPERTTDFIFAAYSEEFGLVGNLILIGGFLFLVFRALVIGARASTVFGRLLAGGMATMFFTYAFVNMGMVSGILPVVGVPLPFISYGGTAMVTLGLGLGLLMSIARDREPKARSPL
- a CDS encoding RNA polymerase sigma factor, with the translated sequence MNMDIGDELVQALPRMRRYALALCRDGDVANDLVQTACERALAAGGPGDSGAPFMAWLFTILRNLWLDRLRRLQTQGVSSDIDDHAEALPGAPGEDLRVDARLRLERVQQALPQLPAAQRELLLLVCVEELSYKEAATVLGVPMGTVMSRLARARLKLAQLAGVSGDTLQQGAPHGG
- a CDS encoding S8 family serine peptidase, with translation MSVLLHSMARLGLVMALCLAPFLPGAESSLPGVTVWADDDDEGDDDDDDDDDRPAQRPRPQPRVELVASGLTAAQLSTLQRGGWRLLGQRANGLLTQPVVWLLAPAGLSDPVGRLRQLAPGATVDRNHRYRSNQGRAAPAPPAHFSQVGWSATRRCTQAVPIGLIDTRVDLAHPALRGAQVQAVALPAASGSAPSARRPSTAAHGTAVASLLVGQTPELPGLLPRSRLLVVDAFHRDAQGQERLDAWDLVAALDTLAQRGARVINMSFAGEHNAVVAQALAAVHARQIVTVAAVGNRGPGAAPQFPAAFPQVIGVTAVDAGNRIYPRAGRGAHVDLAAPGVGLQTAASGRARARSGTSFAAPVVTAAVATLLTHTPPASVAQALATQASDLGPPGHDRTFGHGLLQVQRWCAVH